The Scleropages formosus chromosome 20, fSclFor1.1, whole genome shotgun sequence genomic interval CAGGACGTAGCGGACACAAGTGGCTTTTAagcagccaaacacacacacgattgTCCAGAGAGGTGACTGTGCTGCCGGGCGTACGATGTTAAATTACCTATAGTCTATAATACAGTATACGTATGTTTTAAGTcataataaacacctgtgtAACTGGTTTACATTTGAAGGTTACTGTAATGTACTtccaatctcacacacacacaccatctgaaaccacttgtcccatacggggtcacggggagccagagcctaacccagcaacacagggcaaaagctggaggggaggggacacacccaggatgggacgccagtctatcgcaaggcaccccaagtgggactcgaaccccagacccactggagagcaggacccagtccaacccactgagccaccgcgcccccaactTTCAATCATTATTAccttattaataaaagaaaaaagtttactgtacagcacagtactgtacaacaATACGTACGTGATCATGCATCAGCGGCATCACCGCAGCAGGCCAGCATCTCGTTCACTCAAGTTTACCCCGTGTATCTTGTTCCATTATCCTGTTTCCATATTCAAGTTTTTATAAATCATTCACCTTTAAGTTCATAATGGGTCCAGAATGCAGCTCAACCAGCCTCATGGAGTGATAGCAGCAGCAAGAAGAAATGAAATAGCACTGATTTGGATGAGAAGGCGAGGACGTTATGCGAGACATAACTGTATATGCATACTGCCAAATATGTGTCCAAATATCTTCTACTTAGGGACAACCTGGATGTCCGAGATTGTTGATCAGCTCTTTTTCGGTGAGATTCGGAGGGAATCCTCATCACCCTCAATCTTTGATCGAGTGCCGTTTCTGGAGTTCTGTGAAGATTTTCAGAcaggtaacacagagcgtataGCAATATTAAATTGAATCCAAGCATTGTCAGTTCTTTGTGCTTTCGTACTATTACAAAAATGATCAGTGACAATCATTTTTCATGTCACACAGTTTTTTCCttcatgtttgtttctgttaCTCTGCCCTtgattttttaaactttatttctaACCTTTCATTGtctacattttttccacaacactttttttttttgaaggaatCCATATTTGCACTGATATCtgtaatgcatttattgtaaaatgCACACTAAGGATGTTAGCGACTGGCCAATTTATTTACAGGCGGTCCCCGGGTTACAAACAttcgacttacgtacaacccatagttacgaaccacccccccataaagcctattatattaaaaatttgagttacatacaatgattcataataacaaacaggcaaTACTTTGTgatgtgcatcaaaacattgcgtgtctacgGCAGTTCATCGGCTTGTGGGCATGTGGGCCAGAGGTAGGACGaagacttggttcttttcagtcggaccacgctgctgttaagtgtcttgtgggtgttactgtatttggctttaattattttctttttaccctCCTAAACATGGTACCAAaccgtaaatgtgatgcaagtgatggtgatgcatcaaagacaaggaaaacaatcccgactgaaactaaagtggaaataataaagttatCGTAAAAAGttgaaatgccaatgaacattggaaaagcgaaaaagttcctttaatgttttttatacccacacacacacacacacacacacacacacacacacttcctctctctctattataaataccgtaataacatttattgttctctttctatgtctctctaaatgtaactgtacgtagttacatttattattattattactattattgttctcattattatcattacatcattacattgtattattccatctatccatcttcctccgcttagcattgcattattattattattactctattgttatattaaagatgttttagtgtatcaggaagtgtttctttcaactttttatgcataaaaaggtacacgatatattctacactaagacaaacatttgactaactggcAGACACAAGTCgcacctaactgttccgacttacatacaaatccGACTtgaagacagatttaggaacggaactcgttcgtaatccggggactgtaCAATTTCAGTGATCTGAGGTTTGAAGTGAACCGTTGATTATttggaaagtaaaaaaacaaaaatgcatttttatactGAACAACAGCAAGTCAGACCCCACATTGCTCAAGCAGTTTATGGAATATAACTGCGACTACAGTATatcatcatttttattctttaataaaattagattatactgaaataaatcaagaactccctctctctcactatCTCTCATTGTGTCTTTGTCCAACTGTCTCTCTCCCAGGGACAGATCAGATAGAGAGTCTACTTACTTCTCCGCGTCTCATCAAAACTCATCTTCCAGTGCAGCTGGTGCCGCAGTCCTTCTGGGAGCAAAACTGCAGGGTACAACTAGACCACCACCCCTCAGCTTTGTGGGGATGAAAGATTTGTAGTTTTGCATAGTTAAAAACACACCTTCAGAGATTCACAGAACTGTCTCAAggtgtattttttgctgttaaaaagtacacaaaaaatgtaagttAAAGAACATTAGTGTAGCtggttaattaattttaaaatctaaaatatgataataaatgataatattcTGCTGATGGAATAAAtcggtacatttattcatttagctgatgcttttttccaaggcagcttacagtgtgTAGCTACTTAAtgttatttgcctatttatacagcttggtaataatagtaatactggaacagttcagagtatgttgctcaagggtactaccgctAGGGTGGGACTGAACTTGCAAATGTTGGGTCCACAGGTAGGAGATCCCATGACTATGCTATTAGCTGCCTCCCCataaaatcattcattcattcatcttcctccgctatccggggccaggtcgcgggggcagcagtccgagcagagtcctcgagacttccctctccccgcacacctcctccagttcctctggggaaactgcaaggcgttcccaggccagccgggagacatagtctctccaacgtgtcctgggtctgccccgaggcctcctcccagcgggacaagcccggaacacctccccagggaggcgtccaggaggcatccggaacagatgcccgagccacctcaactggctcctctcgatgcggaggagcagcggctctactccgagctcctcaccctatccctaagggtgcgcccagccactctgcggaggaaactcatttctgccgcttgtatccgcgatctcattctttcggtcatgatccagagttcatgaccataggcgagggtaggaacgtagatcgaccggtaaattgagagctttgccttacgactcagctccctcttcaccacaacagaccggtacaatgaccgcattactgcggacgccgcaccgatccgtccgtcaacctgccgctccatttttccctcactcgtgaacaagaccccgagatacttaaactcctccacttgagggagcaactcccccctaacccggagggggcaatccacctttttccgactgagaaccatggcctcggatttggaggtgctgattctcatccccgccgcttcgcactcggctgcaaacctccccagtgcacgctgcaagtcttgacttgatgaagccaacaggaccacatcgtccgcaaaaagcagagatgagatcttgcggccaccaaaacagacaccctccgttccctggctgcgcctagaaattctgtccatgaagataacgaacagaatcggtgacaaagagCAGCCCTgacggagtccaacatgcaccgggaacaggtctgacttactgccggcaatgcgaaccaagctcctgctctggtcatacagggaacgaacagcccgtaacagcgagccccgaaccccataatcccgaagcacctcccacaggatgccacgagggacacggtcgaatgccttctccaggtccacaaaacacatatggactggttgggcaaactcccacgaaccctccagcaccctagtgagggtgtagagctggtccagtgttccacggccagggcgaaaaccgcattgctcctcctgaatccgaggttcgactatcggtcggattctcctttcaaGTACCCTGgcacagactttcccagggaggctaaggagtgtgatcctcctgtagttggaacacaatctccggtcccccatcttaaaaagagggaccaccaccccggtctgccagtccagaggcaccgttcccgaactccacgcgatgctgcagaggcgtgtcagccaagacagccccacaacatccagagacttgagaaactcggggtggatctcatccacccccggagccttgccaccgaggagttttttgactacctcagcaacttcagccagggtaatggacgagtccccctccaagtccccagcctcagcttcctctacggaaggcgtgtcggagggattaaggagatcctcaaagtactccttccaccgcccgaggacatcctcagctgaggtcagcagcgcaccacttccactgtaaacagtgttcgtggaacaccgcttcccccctctgagtcgccagacggtttgccagaatctctttgaggccgaccgaaagtcttcctccatggcctcaccgaactcctcccaagcccgagtttttgccgcggtgactgccagagccgcgatccgtttggcccgtcggtacccgtcagctgcttcaggagtcccatgagccagccaggcccaatagaactcctttttcagcttgacggcatcccttacctccggtgtccaccaccgtgttcggggattgccgccgcaacaggcgccggagaccttatggccgcagctccgaaccgctgccccgacaatggaggcgtggaacatagtccattcagattCGATgttccccacctccctcgggacctggttgaagctctgtcggaggtgggagttgaagacctctctgagaGGGGCCTCCGctaaacgttcccaacagaccctcactatgcgtttgggcctgccaggtctgtccagctttttcccccgccatcaaatacaactcaccaccaggtggtgatcagttgacagctcagcccctctcttcacccgagtgtccaagacatatggccgaaggtcagaagaaacgactacaaagtcgatcatcgacctccgacctagggtgtcctggtgccaagtgcactgatggacacccttatgcatgaacatggtgttcgttatggataaaccgtgactagcacagaaatccaataacaactcactgctcgggttcagatcagggaggctgcCCCATGAAATCCGTtatgatatataaatatatattacatcaGACAGATGAAGTGAAATTGGGTCAATAAAATTCtaaattctaaataaaattCTGATTTCTAGATGATATATGTGGCCCGGAACCCAAAAGACATCATGGTGAGCTACTACCATTTCGACAGGATGAATAAGATTCAACCAGACCCAGGAGCTTGGGAAGAATACATCGACAAATTTAACACTGGACAGTGTAAGCAGTGAACCTGTGGAGAAATAGAGACAAACCTcagaagtgaaaaatgtaaaactttactGGAAGTTACATGTAAGTTTATGTAATATTTCCTTCAACTGTTTCCTCCTCAGTGGTGTTCGGTTCCTGGTATGACCACGTCCAAGGCTGGTGGGAAAAAAGCAGGAGCTACTCAAGGATTTGCTATGTTTTCTTTGAGGATATGAGAGAGGTCAGAATAATTACCATGATCACCTATGAGGGTTATTATAATACTGCTGAAGAatataataacagtaaatgGTAGAACATAACTTTTTGCTGTACCCTCACAAAACGTTAAACATACAGATCATAGTAGATCTAAGAACAAGTAAAATTTGTATTACATTCCAGGCAAATAAGACCTATAATAAAGAATTTCTGTAGCCTCAGCTAAAATCaccatatttttctttatttcaccaTTTATAGTGGTCCTtcttactctctctctctctttgtacCAGGATCCTGCTCGTGAGATTTCCCGCCTGTGCTCCTTCTTGGGTCTCTCACCAAATGAGACACAGAAGAAGGAAGTGCTGAGAAAAACGGGGTTTGAGGAGATGAAGAAAAGCATGGCAGATGCGTTGtccaacaatgatgagttcgACGAGTCTGTTTCTCCCTTCATGAGGAAAGGTGATGTAACTCGAGAACTCCACCGTTTTACCGCTTTCTGCTTCGCCACAGCTAATACCtgcatttacttttgtttaaaatCCCATTTatgtagtaatttttttctcccaaatttttaaattcaaaaacctttattattttacattttattttacatttattttcattgttagtAGAAGATGATACAGATTGAGGTGTTTCAACTCAAGgtttcattttccattatttcccGTTGTCCCAGGAATTGTAGGTGACTGGAAGAATCATTTCACAGTGGCTCAAAATGAAGCCTTCAATGAAGAATATCGAAAGAAGATGAAGGAGAGTGACCTGAAGTTCAAAATGGAAATCTAGAGTGATTGCTGCACTTCGATGAATAAGTTATGTCATTGTTTTCTGATAGTCATGCAATTACCTTTACTATCTTGAAATGAACttgtaatatattatttttggCTTACATTGCAGTCAACAGTGCAAATTATATGTAGATTATTAGCAACCAGAATTCTACTGAGAGGGAGATGAGTATCAGccaaactgaaaaagtaatacTGGCTTAAGCGCTAAGTCAATACAACGACCAGTCGAGGCTCTCCAGAACAAATAgcttaaaattacttttatataaaaaaaataaaagcgtTTAATTTTATTCGTTTTTCGATTTTTACTCTATTCTCAGGAATGAATTACAGCTGCATAACGGGGGATAAGGTGTCCTCCATTTTGCACCGAATGACGGATGAATCCATTTCTGTCTTTGTTAATTTTCACGTAAATCCTTAACGCCAATTTGAATAAGTGATGTTTAAATTGCTAAAAAACATTGTACATTGAACTGTGTTGAAACTGCACCCCATGAATTGGgacagttttttctttgtggagTACTGTCAGCCGACATACAAAACCGTCACAAGCGTAACACGGTCATATTCAGCAGGCCAAACACCAGCCTTAACTCCACccaaaagaaattaatgtatgATTTTCTGAACCCCGGTGAAACGCCCTTTCTGCCTACAGTCAGCAAGTCTATGTGTTGTTACACTGTAGCCATAGATATGAAGTGGACTTTATACTTTGCTGCTTAGGGTGAGGCTCTTCTTGACTCTCGCACTGTGTTTCCGCCCTGGTTCATTCATTACCTTGATCATTTACCTCTTTTTCAgtgaaaagttaaaatttataaatgtcaCGCTCTCCACCGCTCCCCTAACGGAGACACCTGAGGCCAATTAAGACCAGCCAGACTTAAAGCACTGAACCACCGCTCTCTAGTCGCCGAATCACCCTGAGACGACTGTCCCCTCAGTGCTCTCAAGGCCGCCTTCGGCGATTCCTGCTC includes:
- the LOC108933016 gene encoding cytosolic sulfotransferase 1-like produces the protein MSSEHEHMQRTLKVCLLSAEWNTMNRSRIFVSDRKREQKEQRDMAQKPRTFKFEGVTMTHYFTDNWEKVKNFKAKPDDVVIATYPKAGTTWMSEIVDQLFFGEIRRESSSPSIFDRVPFLEFCEDFQTGTDQIESLLTSPRLIKTHLPVQLVPQSFWEQNCRMIYVARNPKDIMVSYYHFDRMNKIQPDPGAWEEYIDKFNTGQLVFGSWYDHVQGWWEKSRSYSRICYVFFEDMREDPAREISRLCSFLGLSPNETQKKEVLRKTGFEEMKKSMADALSNNDEFDESVSPFMRKGIVGDWKNHFTVAQNEAFNEEYRKKMKESDLKFKMEI